Within Paeniglutamicibacter psychrophenolicus, the genomic segment CGGTTGGGTTGCCTCCAAGTACCTGAAGAACGCTCCCGCCGCGAAGAAGCCGGCACCCCAAAAGGCCGCACCCCAGGCGAAGGCCAAGCCCTCCGCCCTTAAGATCACCAAGAACAACCTCAACCTGCGCCAGGGCAAGAGCACCAAGACCAAGGCGTTGGTGACCATCCCGAAGAACACCACAATCACCGTCACCGCGACCAGCGGCACCTGGAGCCAGACGAAGTACAAGGGCAAGACCGGCTGGGTGGCCTCCAGCTACCTCAAGAACGCCCCCGCCGCCAAGAAACCGGCACCCAAGCCACAGTCCGCCACGCACAGGTACACCACCGCCTTCACCACGCTGCGCAAGGGCGCATCGAAGACCAGCGAATCGCTTGGGGCCTACCAGCGCCGTGCCAAAGTTGAATACCTCGCGGCCTCCGGGTCCTGGACCAGGGTCAAGGTCTCTGGAAAGACCGGCTACATCGAATCCGCCCACCTTTCCAAGACCAACCCCGCCATCGTGAACCGCTGGCTGAAATCCACGCAGGTCGTGTACGCGGGGACAAACAACAAGTCGGCCAGGGTCACCACGGTGAAGCAGCACGCGAAGGTCGAATGGCTGCGCACCATTGGCGACTGGACCGGCATCCGGACGGGCAACGGCAACGGCTGGGTGCCGACCTCGACGCTGTCCAAGAGCACCATCGGCCCCACCACCGCCAAGCCCCCGACACCCCGGGCCACCTACCGCTGGACCACGGCACCGGTCAACATCCGCAAGGGGTCGGACACCGGGCACAAGAGCCTGGGCCTGGTCCCGGCCAACGAGCGGGTCACCTACCTCAAAACCGCCAACGGCTGGTCGAACGTGGTCTCCTCCAAGGGCACCGGCTGGATCTCCAACCAATACCTGGACAAGGAAGGCCAGCACTCCTTCGCCGTCTACGGGACCCTGCGCAAGGGGCAATCGGCGTACTACATCCTCAAGGGCAAGACCTCGAAGGAAACCAAGACAACGATCGCCTCCCACCGCATGTACCTGCAGCCGAACAAGACCTGGCTCTCCTACGTCATCCCCAGCAAGAGCGCCTCCGACAAGGTGGTTGTCGAGCGGATGGAAATCAAGCCGGCCAGCTACCGGGCGACCGTGGTGAACATGGACAAGTGGGAGCGCTTTGACCCCAACAAGCCGCTGGCCGACCAGAACTACAACCGCGTGCTGGTCACCGACAGGGACGGCCACAGGTCCTGGGCCTACCTGGGATCGAAGAAGATCGGCAGCTACCTGACCAAAAACGGAATCCGTGTGACTTCCGGCGACTACCTGAAGAGGTTCTGAGCATGAAGAAGCAGGGCAAGATCATCACCGGCGTCGTCTCATCCGCTGCGGCAGTGGGCCTGGTGGCGTGGGGCATCGGATTCGCCGGTGCGGCCAACAGCAATGAATGGGAGCTTCCCGGCGACCTGGTGGCCGGGCCCGCGATCGCCGAGGCCAACCCGTCCACCGGCACCGAGGTGAAAACGGACAGGTTCGACAACGTGCAGAAGAAGGTCGGCGAAAAGGCCGGCCTCATCGACGAAAAGACCAACAAGAGCTACTTCACCATCGAGGTCACCAAGACGCAGCTGCTCTCCAGCTGCACCTCGCGCGTGGGAAACCAGCAGCTGGCCCCGACCCGCTCCAGGTTCCTGGTCCTGGACGTCAAGGCAACCCTGGACGCCTCGGTCTCCGAACAGGTAGGCGGCAGCACCAAGGACCTGTTCATGCCGCTGGTCGCAGAGGCGTTCTCGGTGACCACCTCCAGCGGTACGCCGGACCGCAACGTCACCTCGGAAACGGCCTGGGGCTGCTTCGACGACTCGGTGTTGTTGCCGCCAGTACTCAACCCCGGCCAAAGCGTCAAGGGCAAGGTCGTCCTGGATGTGGGCGCACCCAAGGGCAAGGTCGCCTACGACCCCGAGGACAACGGCGGCTGGTCCTGGCCCTACGGCGGGTAGCCCGGAGCAAACGCACTTACCACCGAGTCACCGAAGGAGCCCCCACGATCATGAGCGAGCAGCCAGGCAATCCCGACCCCGAGGACCCCAATGGTTCAGGTGATGCGCACGGGGAAGAACCTGAAGGCGAGGACTTCGGGTTCCTCGTCGGCTCAGACGGCTACGAGAGCTCGCTGTCCCTCGACCTCGGCGGCGTCGAGCACGATCCCGAGGTCGGCAAGCGTGCCTTCGATGCCTCCATCCCCGCCCTGAACGCGGCACTGCTGGACTACGCCCACGCATTGGAGGCGCGCCAGGGACGGATCTCCGACGCCCTGCTCCGGCCCGAGCTGGCACCCGAGCTGTTCACC encodes:
- a CDS encoding SH3 domain-containing protein, with the protein product MQKKRIAAVLALAIAVTGSSTGFVSPATSQVLAPAATTTGTMPTLLEPMMGSPVGIAAKKVNLKKATTNNLNLRKSRSAKAKVLLVIPKSAAVAVTETIGTWSKTTYKGKAGWVASKYLKNAPAAKKPAPQKAAPQAKAKPSALKITKNNLNLRQGKSTKTKALVTIPKNTTITVTATSGTWSQTKYKGKTGWVASSYLKNAPAAKKPAPKPQSATHRYTTAFTTLRKGASKTSESLGAYQRRAKVEYLAASGSWTRVKVSGKTGYIESAHLSKTNPAIVNRWLKSTQVVYAGTNNKSARVTTVKQHAKVEWLRTIGDWTGIRTGNGNGWVPTSTLSKSTIGPTTAKPPTPRATYRWTTAPVNIRKGSDTGHKSLGLVPANERVTYLKTANGWSNVVSSKGTGWISNQYLDKEGQHSFAVYGTLRKGQSAYYILKGKTSKETKTTIASHRMYLQPNKTWLSYVIPSKSASDKVVVERMEIKPASYRATVVNMDKWERFDPNKPLADQNYNRVLVTDRDGHRSWAYLGSKKIGSYLTKNGIRVTSGDYLKRF